AGGCAGTTATTTTATCAAGCTTTGATCCTGTAAGACGAGAGGTAGCTAGAATTGCACTTGAGAAACTCATCGTGGATGGAAGAATTCACCCAGCCAGAATCGAAGAGATGGTTGAGAAAGCGCAGAAGGAAGTTGAAACTATGATGCGTGAAGAGGGCGAGGCGGCTACCCTTGAGGTAGGAATACATGGAATTCATCCAGAGTTAGTGAGACTTCTTGGTAAGTTGAAATTTAGAACAAGCTACGGACAGAATGCCCTTAAGCATTCAGTTGAAGTAGCTCAGTTGTGTGGTTTATTGGCCGGTGAAATAGGTGTCGACATCAAGGTTGCAAAGCGTGCTGGATTACTTCATGATATAGGTAAAGCCCTGGATCATGAGATGGAAGGTTCGCACGTTCAGATCGGTGCTGATCTGTGTAGAAAATACAAAGAATCAGCAATTGTTATCAATGCTGTAGAGTCACATCATGGAGATGTTGAACCTGAGTCATTGATTGCACTTTTGGTACAGGCTGCAGATACTATTTCTGCTGCAAGGCCGGGAGCAAGAAGAGAGACCTTGGAGACTTATACTACAAGACTTAAGAAGCTTGAGGATATTGCCAATGCTCATAAGGGTGTAGATAAGACATTTGCTATTCAGGCGGGTAGAGAAATTCGTGTGATGGTAGTTCCTGAACATGTAAGCGATTCTGATATGGTATTGCTGGCAAGAGATATTGCAAAGCAGATTGAAAATGAGCTTGAATATCCAGGTCAGATTAAGGTAAATATTATTAGAGAGTCACGCGTAACAGACTACGCAAAGTAAAATCATGAGAATTTAAATCATGAGAATTAAAAACTAAGAAAGTATTGAGAATAAAGCATTTTCAATACTTTCTTTTTTTGTAACGGAGGTGTTTGTGGAAATGAAATGTGAGAAGTTTAAAAGAGAAAGGCTTGAACTGGCATACAGAGCGCATGTGTTTGATGTTTATAATGATTATCTTGTTCTCCCTGATGGGAGAAGAGTCGTGTATGATCTGATCAAACATTCACCTGGGGCGTGCATTCTTCCAGTCTGCGATGATGGAAGAATCGTACTTGTCCGACAGTATAGGAATGCCATAGATGAAATCACATATGAGGTTCCGGCAGGATTTATAGATGAGGGGGAAACGCCCAAGGATGCAGCGATACGGGAACTGAGGGAAGAGACAGGATATATAGCCAGAAACGTTGAATATGTTACAAAGACAGTGCTGGCTATAGGTACAAGTGATGAACAGACCTATTTATACATCGGTAGGGATCTTATGTTTGAAAAAACAGAGCCTGATGAGAATGAATTTATCAACTGTGAGTACATCGAAATTGATGATGTTGACAGAATGATAAAAAACGGAGAGATAGTTGATTCAAAAACACTGATAGCGATTTATGCGTATAAATGCTCACTCACATAATTCTAAACAAGTAAGAAACGGGTGGGTTAATATCTGAATTAAAAAAAGTGAAACAATTTTGAAAAAAATTATGTCAATATGTAGTATACATAATTACAAAGCAACACCCCATTTGGTATTTTGAGGAAAAATACTGCAAAGGCGCAGTTTTACTTATTAAATTAGTGTTTGATTTTATTTACATTTATATTTATAATATATTTTAGTCTACATAACTAAGGGGATAAATTAGTGGAACAATACATAGACAGATACGTTGAATATTTAAGAAATGTAAAAAAATCAAGTGAGAATACCATAGCGTCATATAGAAGGGATCTTATGAAGTTTGTTGCTTATTTTTGCGACAAACATCTTGACAGGCTGGAGGATATAACTGAGACATATATAACCTCGTATGTTCTTGATATGGAGAAGAATGGAATGTCAATGGCTACGGTGTCGCGTAATATAGCGTCCATAAAGTCGTTTTACGCATTTTTGCTCAGAGAGCGGATTGTTGATGATGATCCCGCTGAGAATATAAAGCCACCGAAGATCGTTAAGAAAGTGCCTGAGATACTTACGATCAGTGAGGTCAATAAACTTCTTTCACAGCCTACGAACAAGACTCCAAAGGAGATCAGAGATAAGGCTATGTTGGAGCTCCTTTATGCAACGGGCATCAGGGTGACAGAACTGGTTACACTCAAGCTCACGGATGTTAACATGAAGCTTGGGTTTATAGAATGCCATGATGGAGACCGGGTGAGGACGGTTCCTGTTGCGGAAGTTGCACAGAGAGCACTGAGCAGATAT
This sequence is a window from Coprococcus eutactus. Protein-coding genes within it:
- the rny gene encoding ribonuclease Y, yielding MDSPIVWVIVAVVVVALLVATWFIAIAYRKNIVETKIGRAESQAREIIDEAQKTAEAKKREILLEAKEDSLKTRNDLEKEVKDRRGELSRMEKRILAREENLDKKTEAVEKKEASLAGKESALDKQRAKVEELQAKRLQELERISGLTSEQAKEYLLKTVEDEVKHETAVMVKELETRAKEEANKKAKEYVVNAIQRCAVDHISETTISLVQLPNDEMKGRIIGREGRNIRTLETLTGVDLIIDDTPEAVILSSFDPVRREVARIALEKLIVDGRIHPARIEEMVEKAQKEVETMMREEGEAATLEVGIHGIHPELVRLLGKLKFRTSYGQNALKHSVEVAQLCGLLAGEIGVDIKVAKRAGLLHDIGKALDHEMEGSHVQIGADLCRKYKESAIVINAVESHHGDVEPESLIALLVQAADTISAARPGARRETLETYTTRLKKLEDIANAHKGVDKTFAIQAGREIRVMVVPEHVSDSDMVLLARDIAKQIENELEYPGQIKVNIIRESRVTDYAK
- the xerD gene encoding site-specific tyrosine recombinase XerD encodes the protein MEQYIDRYVEYLRNVKKSSENTIASYRRDLMKFVAYFCDKHLDRLEDITETYITSYVLDMEKNGMSMATVSRNIASIKSFYAFLLRERIVDDDPAENIKPPKIVKKVPEILTISEVNKLLSQPTNKTPKEIRDKAMLELLYATGIRVTELVTLKLTDVNMKLGFIECHDGDRVRTVPVAEVAQRALSRYITEVRDDMSGGSDYLFFNCKGAPMSRQGFWKIIKYYAAKAGIDKDITPHMIRHSFASHMLNNGADIKSVQEMLGHVDIATTQIYLTNKQSKLKEEYAKAYPRA
- a CDS encoding NUDIX hydrolase, with protein sequence MKCEKFKRERLELAYRAHVFDVYNDYLVLPDGRRVVYDLIKHSPGACILPVCDDGRIVLVRQYRNAIDEITYEVPAGFIDEGETPKDAAIRELREETGYIARNVEYVTKTVLAIGTSDEQTYLYIGRDLMFEKTEPDENEFINCEYIEIDDVDRMIKNGEIVDSKTLIAIYAYKCSLT